The segment TCCCAAAAGATATGAGTCGGTCAAACACGTAATCATCGATGAAAGGGATATGTATCTTGCCGAAAAAATCAGAAGAGCGGCAACCGAATCCGGCGTAAAGAAAGTTGTGGCTGTTGTCGGAGCAGGGCATTTGCAGGGAATTTTAAATCATATTCGTAAAATAAATGATCTTGTCCCTTTGGAAGAAATTCCCAAAAGAAAATGGCAGGATATTGCGAGTCTCATCGCATATCCCGTGTTTTTCGGTGTATTGATCGCTTATACCACATGGTCTCAAGGAGCCGGTGCCGGTGTGGATCTGGTTTCCAAATTGGTAATTATAAAAGGTGGGCTTGCAGCCCTTGGTGCGATCATTGCACTCGCTCATCCTATTTCCGTCTTCCTTGCGTTTATCACAGCACCCATCGGAACCTTTTTACCCATTTTCAAAGCAGGCTGGGTCGCAGCATTGGCGGAGTCTTATTTAAGAAAACCGCTTGTGGAAGATTTTGAAAAAATCACAACCGATTCCGAATCATTTTCCGGATTTTGGAGAAACCGTGTGATTCGGATTTTTCTGGTGTTCTTTCTGCCTCAAATCGGTTCCACAGTCGGAACTTTTATTGTTGCTTGGAAAGGACTAAAAGGTTTATTTTAGAGTTAAGAGACCGATTGTATCGGTCTAATATCCGGATGAGAAAAGATCGTTCCAAGCCGCTTGCCTTTGTTTTATGTTTTGCATTCCTTTTGTTTTTGGGATGCAAATCGGCGGTGCTTGATCTATGTCCGGGGGATTTTGCATTTTATAAAAATACGGTGGAATCGACTTCCCATCTGCCGAAATGCCACCAAACAAATTCCGATAGTGAGAAAAAAGATTCCAAAGAAACGTGTGATTGCCCTCTAGCTTTCCAGGAATTGCGCACTGCGGAAGCTTCCTTTTCTTT is part of the Leptospira kobayashii genome and harbors:
- a CDS encoding TraB/GumN family protein, with amino-acid sequence MPSIKKSITKTKTTRKPSFKTTEPYKLEYFGKTEVHILGTAHVSEVSVKTVENLIGKVKPDSICIELCESRMKSVEDPDYLKKLDIFKVFKERKMWLLMSSLILSSFQKKMGGDVKPGDEMRKAIELGRRTDVTIVPVDRDIQTTLKRSWGNVSFFSKMYLFSALITSLFVREEVTTEKIEEMKGDDILKDLFSQIPKRYESVKHVIIDERDMYLAEKIRRAATESGVKKVVAVVGAGHLQGILNHIRKINDLVPLEEIPKRKWQDIASLIAYPVFFGVLIAYTTWSQGAGAGVDLVSKLVIIKGGLAALGAIIALAHPISVFLAFITAPIGTFLPIFKAGWVAALAESYLRKPLVEDFEKITTDSESFSGFWRNRVIRIFLVFFLPQIGSTVGTFIVAWKGLKGLF